A region from the Lysobacter sp. BMK333-48F3 genome encodes:
- a CDS encoding class II aldolase/adducin family protein yields the protein MTAVANAEFLTDLIAFSARIGAEPLLVQGGGGNTSLKRDDELWVKASGTWLAQARERELFVRLPLSQVRAALRHDDAEDRIIEIARGFPLRPSIETSLHALLPQRVVAHVHSVNTLAWAVRTDARKRLQERLGEMNWAWVPYRRPGHPLTCAVADAIGARAPEVPDVLVLANHGLVVAGEDCAQVAARLDEVERRLMRSPRAAPASQPERLRAANDLSWQSPADPLVHALASDAVARAIAADGVLYPDHAVFLGACAAQVGAGERLSQALERCLSEHGAMPAFALVEDAGVLVAPGLSAGAQAMLHCLALLGLRLNGDEPLARLGADEVAALVDWDAEAYRRALARSMN from the coding sequence GTGACCGCCGTGGCCAATGCAGAGTTTTTAACCGATCTAATCGCGTTTTCGGCGCGTATTGGTGCTGAGCCTTTGCTTGTTCAGGGAGGCGGCGGCAATACCTCGCTCAAGCGCGACGACGAGTTGTGGGTGAAGGCTTCCGGTACGTGGCTCGCGCAGGCGCGCGAGCGCGAACTGTTCGTGCGTCTGCCGTTGTCGCAGGTGCGTGCTGCGTTGCGGCACGACGACGCCGAGGATCGGATCATCGAGATCGCGCGCGGTTTTCCGCTGCGGCCGTCGATCGAAACCTCGTTGCATGCCTTGCTGCCGCAGCGCGTCGTCGCGCATGTGCATTCGGTGAACACGCTGGCCTGGGCGGTGCGCACGGATGCGAGAAAACGTTTGCAGGAACGATTGGGCGAGATGAACTGGGCGTGGGTGCCTTACCGGCGGCCCGGACATCCCTTGACCTGCGCGGTCGCCGATGCCATCGGCGCGCGCGCACCCGAGGTGCCGGACGTGTTGGTGTTGGCCAATCACGGGCTGGTCGTCGCCGGCGAGGATTGCGCGCAGGTCGCCGCGCGCCTGGACGAGGTCGAGCGCCGGCTGATGCGCAGTCCGCGCGCCGCGCCGGCATCGCAGCCTGAGCGACTGCGCGCTGCCAATGATCTGTCCTGGCAGTCGCCCGCCGATCCGTTGGTGCATGCGCTGGCCAGCGATGCGGTCGCGCGCGCGATCGCGGCGGACGGCGTGCTGTATCCCGATCACGCGGTGTTTCTCGGCGCGTGCGCGGCCCAGGTCGGCGCCGGCGAGCGTTTGTCGCAGGCGCTGGAGCGCTGCCTGAGCGAGCACGGAGCGATGCCGGCGTTCGCCCTGGTCGAAGACGCCGGCGTGCTGGTCGCACCGGGATTGTCGGCCGGCGCGCAGGCGATGCTGCATTGCCTGGCGCTGCTGGGCTTGCGCCTGAACGGCGACGAACCGCTGGCGCGGCTGGGCGCGGACGAGGTCGCCGCCCTGGTCGATTGGGACGCAGAGGCCTACCGGCGCGCTTTGGCGCGTTCGATGAACTGA
- a CDS encoding non-ribosomal peptide synthetase produces the protein MNEIDDRIAGLSPAKRELLRQIAARQRAGQNKITARSRPERIPLSFGQRRLWWLDQFTPGLTAYNLPVALWLHGELDGEAMRASLQDLLDRHEVLRTVYRTHDGDPYQHIAERVELPWRTSSLAHLDGAERHPAALQIAREELGRPFDLSRDAMLRSQLVELAPQSHLLVLTFHHIAIDGWSIGRLLDELQSLYNARRDGREAALEPLELQLADVALWQNETFGGDGLQGQLDYWQQRLDGAASSLDLPADRPRPAAQSFRGALHRRDIPDAINQRVERFARERKATVSMVYMAAYQALLSRYTGQDDITVAMGVAGRQRVELEPVVGFFVNTLALRTRLDGEPSFADLVDRVGDGMLGAMDNADAPLDRVLELLRLPRSSSHTPFAQAMYFFQNYPEHPIELRGLRTDPVHTVELMPGTAQGDLSLFVTQDARRELVFEYSTDLFDDARIERLCGHLLNLLDHALDAPDTPVHALRLIGEQERGELARWNGTGRELPADPTLAALVQAQVERSPDAVALRFGARELSYRELDRRANALAHELRAAGVVAGSLVGLYVDRTPEMLIGLLGILKAGGAYVPLDPTYPADRLSYMLETSAARVLVTQRELAATPPGGVETVLLADADATLDERAEHPPVDGASPQDLAYVIFTSGSTGKPKGVEIRNRSAVNLLRSVAREPGLAAGQTLCAISTLSFDIALFELVLPLTVGATIVLVDRDTARDGLSLRRLVESARLDVMQATPATWRMLLEVGWRGNDALKIISTGEALPRELADRLLPCCGELWNLYGPTETTVYSALCRVFPGEGPILVGKPVDNTQIHIVDARMNLQPVGVPGELLIGGDGLAAGYRGRPDLTEEKFIADPFSAAPGARLYRTGDLALWRRDGTIEVIGRIDHQIKLRGFRIELGEIESVLAQRADVAQAVVHCREDRPGDKRLVAYVTADGAAPGPAELRDHLKAALPDYMVPSAFVILQQFPLTPNGKVDRRALPMPEDVASNDDESGGEPRTPEEQTLVELWQQLLNVRRVRVRDNFFDLGGHSLLATRLLARIDQSFGVELPLRTLFEAPTLEQLAARVAVARDDFADEDLDALLASLEGLSDEEAAAQLDGGARP, from the coding sequence ATGAACGAGATCGATGACCGCATCGCGGGGCTGTCCCCGGCGAAGCGAGAGCTATTGCGCCAAATCGCCGCGCGCCAGCGCGCCGGCCAGAACAAGATCACCGCACGCAGCCGGCCCGAGCGCATCCCGCTCAGCTTCGGCCAGCGCCGGCTGTGGTGGCTGGATCAGTTCACGCCCGGCCTGACCGCGTACAACCTGCCGGTCGCGTTGTGGCTGCACGGCGAACTCGATGGCGAGGCGATGCGCGCATCGCTGCAGGACCTGCTCGATCGCCACGAAGTGTTGCGCACGGTGTACCGCACCCACGACGGCGATCCGTACCAGCACATCGCCGAACGCGTCGAACTGCCCTGGCGCACGAGTTCGCTCGCGCATCTGGACGGCGCCGAGCGCCATCCCGCCGCGCTGCAGATCGCGCGCGAAGAACTCGGCCGGCCGTTCGACCTGTCGCGCGATGCGATGCTGCGCTCGCAACTGGTCGAACTGGCGCCGCAGTCGCATCTGCTGGTGCTGACGTTCCATCACATCGCCATCGACGGCTGGTCGATCGGCCGCCTGCTCGACGAACTGCAGAGCCTGTACAACGCGCGCCGCGACGGTCGCGAGGCCGCGCTGGAGCCGTTGGAGCTGCAACTGGCCGACGTCGCGCTGTGGCAGAACGAGACCTTCGGCGGCGACGGCCTGCAGGGCCAGCTCGACTATTGGCAGCAGCGCCTGGACGGCGCGGCCTCGTCGCTGGACCTGCCCGCCGATCGGCCGCGCCCGGCCGCGCAAAGCTTCCGCGGCGCGCTGCACCGACGCGACATTCCCGATGCGATCAACCAGCGCGTCGAGCGCTTCGCGCGCGAGCGCAAGGCGACCGTGTCGATGGTCTACATGGCCGCGTACCAGGCGCTGCTGTCGCGCTACACCGGCCAGGACGACATCACCGTGGCGATGGGCGTGGCCGGCCGCCAGCGGGTCGAGTTGGAACCGGTGGTCGGCTTCTTCGTCAACACCCTGGCGCTGCGCACGCGCCTGGACGGCGAGCCCAGCTTCGCCGACCTGGTCGACCGGGTCGGCGACGGCATGCTCGGCGCGATGGACAACGCCGATGCGCCGCTGGACCGGGTGCTGGAGCTGCTGCGCCTGCCGCGTTCGAGCAGCCACACCCCGTTCGCGCAAGCGATGTACTTCTTCCAGAACTATCCCGAGCATCCGATCGAACTGCGCGGACTGCGCACCGATCCGGTGCACACGGTCGAACTGATGCCGGGCACCGCGCAGGGCGACCTGAGCCTGTTCGTGACCCAGGACGCGCGCCGCGAGCTGGTGTTCGAGTACAGCACCGATCTGTTCGACGACGCTCGCATCGAGCGCCTCTGCGGCCACCTGCTCAATCTGCTCGATCATGCGCTGGATGCGCCGGACACGCCGGTGCATGCGCTGCGCCTGATCGGCGAGCAAGAGCGCGGCGAACTGGCGCGCTGGAACGGCACCGGGCGCGAACTGCCGGCCGACCCGACCCTGGCCGCGCTGGTGCAGGCCCAGGTCGAGCGTTCGCCGGACGCGGTCGCGCTGCGCTTCGGCGCGCGCGAACTGAGCTATCGCGAACTCGACCGTCGCGCCAATGCGCTCGCCCACGAGCTGCGCGCGGCCGGCGTCGTCGCCGGTTCGCTGGTCGGCCTGTACGTCGACCGCACGCCGGAGATGCTGATCGGCCTGCTCGGCATCCTCAAGGCCGGCGGCGCCTACGTGCCGCTGGACCCGACCTACCCGGCCGACCGCCTGAGCTACATGCTCGAGACCTCGGCTGCGCGGGTGCTGGTGACCCAGCGCGAACTCGCCGCGACGCCGCCGGGCGGAGTCGAAACCGTGCTGCTGGCCGATGCGGACGCGACGCTGGACGAACGCGCCGAGCATCCGCCGGTCGACGGCGCCTCGCCGCAGGACCTGGCCTACGTGATCTTCACTTCCGGTTCGACCGGCAAGCCCAAGGGCGTGGAGATCCGCAACCGGTCCGCGGTCAACCTGCTGCGCTCGGTCGCGCGCGAGCCCGGCCTCGCCGCCGGCCAGACCCTGTGCGCGATCAGCACGCTGTCGTTCGACATCGCCCTGTTCGAACTGGTGCTGCCGCTGACCGTCGGCGCCACCATCGTGCTGGTCGACCGCGACACCGCGCGCGACGGCCTGAGCCTGCGCCGCCTGGTCGAATCCGCGCGCCTGGACGTGATGCAGGCGACCCCGGCGACTTGGCGCATGCTGCTGGAGGTCGGTTGGCGCGGCAACGACGCGCTGAAGATCATCTCCACCGGCGAAGCGCTGCCGCGCGAACTCGCCGACCGTCTGCTGCCGTGCTGCGGCGAGCTGTGGAACCTGTACGGCCCGACCGAAACCACGGTGTACTCGGCGCTGTGCCGGGTGTTCCCGGGCGAAGGCCCGATCCTGGTCGGCAAGCCGGTCGACAACACCCAGATCCACATCGTCGACGCGCGCATGAACCTGCAGCCGGTGGGCGTGCCGGGCGAATTGCTGATCGGCGGCGACGGCCTCGCCGCGGGCTATCGCGGCCGGCCCGACCTGACCGAGGAGAAGTTCATCGCCGACCCGTTCTCGGCGGCGCCCGGCGCGCGCCTGTACCGCACCGGCGACCTGGCGCTGTGGCGCCGCGACGGCACCATCGAGGTGATCGGCCGCATCGATCACCAGATCAAGCTGCGCGGTTTCCGCATCGAACTGGGCGAAATCGAATCGGTGCTGGCGCAGCGCGCGGACGTCGCCCAGGCGGTCGTGCACTGCCGCGAGGACCGTCCCGGCGACAAGCGCCTGGTCGCCTACGTCACCGCCGACGGCGCCGCACCGGGCCCGGCCGAGCTGCGCGACCACCTCAAGGCCGCCCTGCCCGACTACATGGTGCCGAGCGCGTTCGTGATCCTGCAGCAGTTCCCGCTGACTCCGAACGGGAAGGTCGACCGGCGCGCCCTGCCGATGCCGGAAGACGTCGCCAGCAACGACGACGAATCCGGCGGCGAGCCGCGCACGCCCGAGGAACAGACCCTGGTCGAGCTGTGGCAGCAGTTGCTCAACGTGCGCCGGGTGCGGGTGCGCGACAACTTCTTCGACCTCGGCGGCCATTCGCTGCTCGCCACCCGCCTGCTGGCGCGCATCGACCAGAGCTTCGGCGTCGAGCTGCCGCTGCGCACGCTGTTCGAAGCGCCGACCCTGGAGCAGTTGGCCGCCCGCGTGGCGGTGGCGCGCGACGACTTCGCCGACGAAGACCTCGACGCCCTGCTCGCCAGCCTGGAAGGGCTGAGCGACGAAGAAGCCGCGGCGCAGCTGGACGGCGGAGCGCGGCCGTGA
- a CDS encoding non-ribosomal peptide synthetase, with amino-acid sequence MNEHDPRLAGLSPEKRALALQQLGRRQAAARNALVRRERPARLPLSFAQQRLWILDQFEPGSAVYNVPMSLWVEGRLDREALQRALDEIVRRHESLRTVIRADDDGPYQQVLDPVPVPLAQDDLRALPAAEREAAAFARGRAEAARAFDLARGPMFRATLIQVEDQRRLLVLNAHHIVVDGWSLGILLGELQQLYAAFSRHAASPLAEPALQYADYALWQREQLERGKLQPQLDYWTQRLSGRLPVLEVPGDRPRPARQDHAGAALREVVPAELYEQVKQLAREHGATPFMTVLAAFQTLLMRYSGQTDQICGVGLANRGRAELEPMIGFFINTLALRHDLSGDPSFAELLARVKDGTIGAFSHQDLPIERLIESLDLDRALSHTPLFQVMLFFQNFPAGGAPTEELQLRSVSFDAVNQGTSRTDLSLFASEEGDELRLFFEYATALFDQATVAAFARHLVQLLRSAVADPQRRLSELEILEPGERERLLHANNDTALDLPQQALHAAFEAQAAQHPQAIAVEQGQARLSYAELDAQADAVARALAARGVGCGDLVGLLVERTPRMLAALLGTLKAGAAYVPMDPAYPAERLGFMLEDAAMRLVLGERVLLAALPAAQATLALEDALAEPGQGRVAATPQADDLAYVIFTSGSTGRPKGVQIAHRAALNFLASVAREPGLGRDDALCAVTTLSFDIAVLELLLPLSVGARVVLADRDTAADGAALSRLLQSSRSTLMQATPATWRMLLDAGWRAPPGLRLLCGGEALPRELADRLLADGAQLWNLYGPTETTVWSALERVRADGAICIGRPMANTQIYVVDRALRPVPAGVPGELLIGGLGVARGYLGRPQLTAEKFVPDPFGKAPGARLYRTGDLARWRRDGRLEVLGRIDHQIKLRGFRIELGEIESVLAEHPSVHQAVAVCREDRPGDQRLVAYAVARAGHSIDVEQLRALAKRRLPDYMLPSAWVALQAMPLTPNGKVDRRALPAPDAQAEAAGGERYAAPRNAEEEKLAALWAETLGRERVGIDDDFFALGGHSLLATRLLSRINQSFAVQATLRALFEAPTVAGFAAWLAEHRMRGLDDEALAGMLDQLEGLSDDEIQALLAGAGA; translated from the coding sequence GTGAACGAGCACGACCCCCGCCTGGCAGGCCTGTCGCCGGAAAAGCGCGCGCTGGCGTTGCAGCAGCTCGGCCGGCGCCAGGCGGCCGCGCGCAACGCGCTGGTCCGCCGCGAGCGGCCGGCGCGGCTGCCGCTGTCGTTCGCTCAGCAGCGATTGTGGATCCTGGATCAGTTCGAACCGGGATCGGCGGTGTACAACGTGCCGATGAGCCTGTGGGTCGAGGGTCGCCTCGACCGCGAGGCCCTGCAGCGCGCGCTCGACGAGATCGTGCGCCGGCACGAAAGCCTGCGCACGGTGATCCGCGCCGACGACGACGGCCCCTACCAGCAGGTGCTGGATCCGGTGCCGGTGCCGCTGGCGCAGGACGACCTGCGCGCGCTGCCGGCGGCGGAGCGCGAGGCGGCCGCGTTCGCGCGCGGCCGCGCCGAAGCCGCGCGCGCCTTCGATCTGGCCCGCGGGCCGATGTTCCGCGCCACCCTGATCCAGGTCGAAGACCAGCGCCGGCTGCTGGTGCTCAACGCCCACCACATCGTCGTCGACGGCTGGTCGCTGGGCATCCTGCTCGGCGAGCTGCAGCAGCTGTACGCGGCGTTTTCGCGCCACGCGGCCTCGCCGCTGGCCGAGCCCGCGCTGCAGTACGCCGACTACGCCCTGTGGCAGCGCGAACAGCTCGAGCGCGGCAAGCTGCAGCCGCAGCTCGACTATTGGACCCAGCGCCTGTCCGGGCGCCTGCCGGTGCTGGAGGTGCCGGGCGACCGGCCGCGGCCGGCGCGCCAGGACCATGCCGGCGCGGCCTTGCGCGAGGTGGTGCCGGCCGAACTGTACGAACAGGTCAAGCAACTGGCGCGCGAGCACGGCGCGACCCCGTTCATGACCGTGCTGGCCGCGTTCCAGACCCTGCTGATGCGCTACAGCGGCCAGACCGACCAGATCTGCGGCGTCGGCCTGGCCAATCGCGGCCGGGCCGAACTGGAGCCGATGATCGGCTTCTTCATCAACACCCTGGCGCTGCGCCACGACCTGTCCGGCGACCCCAGCTTCGCCGAACTGCTGGCGCGGGTGAAGGACGGCACGATCGGCGCGTTCTCGCACCAGGACCTGCCGATCGAGCGCCTGATCGAATCGCTCGACCTGGACCGCGCGCTCAGCCACACCCCGCTGTTCCAGGTGATGCTGTTCTTCCAGAACTTCCCCGCCGGCGGTGCGCCGACCGAGGAGCTGCAACTGCGCTCGGTCAGCTTCGACGCGGTCAACCAGGGCACCTCGCGCACCGACCTGTCGCTGTTCGCCAGCGAAGAAGGCGACGAGCTGCGGCTGTTCTTCGAATACGCCACCGCGCTGTTCGACCAGGCCACGGTCGCCGCGTTCGCGCGCCACCTGGTGCAGTTGCTGCGCTCGGCGGTGGCCGACCCGCAGCGCCGGCTCAGCGAGCTGGAGATTCTCGAACCGGGCGAGCGCGAACGACTGCTGCACGCCAACAACGACACCGCGCTGGACCTGCCGCAGCAAGCGCTGCACGCCGCGTTCGAAGCCCAGGCCGCGCAGCATCCGCAGGCGATCGCGGTCGAGCAGGGCCAGGCGCGGCTGAGCTACGCCGAACTCGACGCCCAGGCCGACGCGGTCGCGCGCGCGCTGGCCGCGCGCGGCGTCGGTTGCGGCGACCTGGTCGGCCTGCTGGTCGAACGCACTCCGCGCATGCTCGCGGCGTTGCTCGGCACGCTCAAGGCCGGCGCCGCCTACGTGCCGATGGACCCGGCCTATCCGGCCGAGCGCCTGGGCTTCATGCTCGAAGACGCGGCGATGCGGCTGGTGCTGGGCGAACGCGTCCTGCTCGCCGCGCTGCCGGCCGCGCAGGCGACGCTGGCGCTGGAAGATGCGCTGGCCGAACCCGGCCAGGGCCGCGTCGCGGCGACGCCGCAGGCCGACGACCTGGCCTATGTCATCTTCACTTCCGGCTCGACCGGCCGGCCCAAGGGCGTGCAGATCGCCCACCGCGCCGCGCTCAACTTCCTCGCCTCGGTCGCGCGCGAGCCCGGCCTGGGCCGCGACGACGCGCTGTGCGCGGTGACCACGCTGTCGTTCGACATCGCCGTGCTGGAGCTGCTGCTGCCGCTCAGCGTCGGCGCGCGCGTCGTCCTCGCCGACCGCGACACCGCCGCCGACGGCGCCGCCCTGTCGCGCCTGCTGCAAAGCTCGCGCAGCACGCTCATGCAGGCCACGCCGGCGACCTGGCGCATGCTGCTCGACGCCGGCTGGCGCGCGCCGCCCGGTCTGCGCCTGCTGTGCGGCGGCGAAGCCTTGCCGCGCGAACTGGCCGACCGCCTGCTCGCCGACGGCGCGCAGCTGTGGAACCTGTACGGCCCGACCGAAACCACGGTGTGGTCGGCCTTGGAACGGGTGCGTGCGGACGGTGCGATCTGCATCGGCCGGCCGATGGCCAACACCCAGATCTACGTGGTCGACCGCGCGTTGCGGCCGGTGCCGGCCGGCGTGCCCGGCGAGCTGCTGATCGGCGGCCTCGGCGTGGCCCGCGGCTATCTGGGACGGCCGCAGCTGACCGCGGAGAAATTCGTTCCCGATCCGTTCGGCAAGGCACCCGGTGCGCGCCTGTACCGCACCGGCGACCTCGCCCGCTGGCGCCGCGACGGCCGCCTGGAAGTACTCGGCCGGATCGATCATCAGATCAAGCTGCGCGGCTTCCGCATCGAACTGGGCGAGATCGAGTCGGTGCTGGCCGAGCATCCGTCGGTGCATCAAGCCGTGGCGGTCTGCCGCGAGGATCGCCCCGGCGATCAGCGCCTGGTCGCCTACGCGGTCGCCCGCGCCGGCCACAGCATCGACGTCGAACAACTGCGCGCGCTGGCCAAGCGCCGCCTGCCCGACTACATGCTGCCCAGCGCCTGGGTCGCGTTGCAGGCGATGCCGCTGACCCCGAACGGCAAGGTCGACCGGCGCGCGCTGCCGGCGCCCGACGCGCAGGCCGAAGCGGCCGGCGGCGAACGCTATGCCGCGCCGCGCAACGCCGAGGAAGAAAAGCTCGCCGCGTTGTGGGCGGAAACGCTGGGCCGCGAGCGGGTCGGCATCGACGACGATTTCTTCGCCCTCGGCGGCCATTCGCTGCTCGCCACCCGACTGCTGAGCCGGATCAACCAGAGTTTCGCCGTGCAAGCGAC